A region from the Gemmatimonadota bacterium genome encodes:
- a CDS encoding TolC family protein, translated as MNTGRAPLVLLLTAAPWLPSTAARLQAQTSLTLERALELAREGNPAYRSALNNLDLAVPETRQAWGAFLPSLNLSAGTSGGFTRQLVGTDDFGNPIPNPNAQTRYNSGSNQGLGLSVPLFEGGRRFHELGQARAAGEARRWTARAELLRVEASVERDFYTAQRQQELLAIEQALLDEVRRDLEATERLFALAGKSRSDVLGAELAVRRQDVQVRAAAGERDKALLGLQAAIGVPTQRVEAVDPTAVVLFDPSTVDVEGLVGQAVENHATVRSAAADEQASAAATSAARARRWPSLTLDGSLGRGTFAQDGEALFDLSPNDRSNGNLQLSLSIPVFRQFQTSYQIAQADVGLRNAQETTRLRRLEVERDVRSAWIDLMSASDQVEATRAAQDVAEERLRLVREEYRLAVKSFEELQSAVREDAQARRDALGARYDFVQARIAFEEAAGVRMDDLLSAQSR; from the coding sequence ATGAACACCGGGCGGGCGCCGCTGGTCCTCCTGCTGACAGCCGCGCCGTGGCTCCCGAGCACCGCAGCCAGGTTGCAGGCGCAAACGTCGTTGACGCTGGAGCGCGCTCTGGAACTGGCTCGCGAGGGCAATCCCGCCTACCGGAGTGCCCTCAACAACCTGGATCTGGCCGTCCCCGAGACGCGGCAGGCCTGGGGGGCGTTCCTGCCCAGCCTGAACCTGTCGGCGGGCACCAGTGGTGGGTTCACGCGCCAGCTGGTCGGAACGGACGACTTCGGCAACCCGATCCCCAATCCCAACGCGCAGACCCGGTACAACTCGGGATCCAACCAGGGGTTGGGGCTGAGCGTGCCGCTCTTCGAGGGGGGGAGGCGCTTCCACGAGCTTGGACAGGCGCGGGCGGCGGGCGAGGCCCGACGGTGGACGGCCCGGGCGGAGCTGCTTCGCGTGGAGGCGTCGGTCGAACGAGACTTCTACACCGCGCAGAGGCAGCAGGAGCTGCTAGCCATCGAACAGGCCCTGCTCGATGAAGTGCGGAGGGATCTCGAAGCGACCGAACGGCTGTTCGCGCTCGCGGGCAAGTCGAGAAGCGACGTGTTGGGCGCCGAGTTGGCGGTGCGCCGCCAGGACGTCCAGGTCCGGGCCGCCGCCGGGGAGCGCGACAAGGCGCTGCTGGGGCTGCAAGCGGCCATCGGGGTGCCCACCCAGCGCGTGGAGGCGGTGGACCCCACCGCCGTCGTCCTCTTCGATCCCTCCACGGTCGATGTCGAGGGGTTGGTGGGACAGGCGGTGGAGAACCACGCCACGGTTCGAAGCGCGGCGGCCGACGAGCAGGCGTCTGCCGCGGCCACGTCGGCCGCGCGCGCGCGACGCTGGCCGTCTCTCACATTGGACGGCAGCCTGGGCCGCGGGACGTTTGCCCAGGACGGCGAAGCGCTCTTCGACCTGAGCCCCAACGACCGCTCCAACGGCAATCTCCAGTTGTCGCTCAGCATCCCCGTGTTCCGGCAGTTCCAGACCTCGTATCAGATCGCGCAGGCCGATGTGGGTCTGCGGAACGCGCAGGAGACCACCCGGCTGCGCCGGCTGGAGGTGGAGCGCGACGTCCGGAGCGCCTGGATCGATCTGATGAGCGCGTCGGACCAGGTCGAGGCCACCCGTGCCGCCCAGGACGTGGCTGAGGAACGCCTGCGCTTGGTGCGTGAGGAATACCGGCTCGCCGTGAAGTCGTTCGAGGAGCTGCAGTCCGCCGTGCGCGAGGACGCTCAGGCCCGCCGCGACGCGCTGGGCGCTCGCTACGACTTCGTCCAGGCCAGGATCGCCTTCGAAGAAGCCGCTGGCGTCCGTATGGACGACCTCCTCTCCGCGCAATCCCGCTGA